The proteins below come from a single Fusobacterium sp. JB019 genomic window:
- a CDS encoding iron ABC transporter permease, producing the protein MKKLLPFMLILGTILLGIFSVTMGSVKIPLENLYHLNDAPKYMQTIVYDLRLPRILMAILVGMMLSSSGVVVQTVFQNPLADPYIIGIAASATFGSVIAYIFNMPDFMYGVFAFVMSLVSTFIIFKLAKQGSSVNVTTLLIIGIAVSSFLGSFTSFSMYLIGEDSFKITMWMMGYLGNATWEKVFLICPPLIFSLWYFYMNRNNLDALLSGDEEAYSLGVDVNKLKVKMLSVSALIVAFSVAFSGMIGFVGLIIPHTIRMITGPSNSKLIPSGALAGAIFLLACDTFGRTILSPVEIPIGVVTSFFGAPFFLYLALKSKRGGK; encoded by the coding sequence ATGAAGAAATTGTTACCATTTATGTTAATTTTAGGAACAATATTATTAGGAATATTTTCAGTTACTATGGGTAGTGTAAAAATTCCTTTGGAAAATTTATATCATTTAAATGATGCACCAAAATACATGCAAACAATAGTCTATGATTTAAGATTACCAAGGATATTGATGGCTATTTTAGTAGGGATGATGTTATCTTCAAGTGGTGTTGTTGTTCAAACTGTTTTTCAAAATCCATTGGCTGATCCTTATATTATAGGGATAGCAGCCAGTGCAACGTTTGGATCTGTAATTGCTTATATTTTTAATATGCCAGATTTTATGTATGGTGTTTTTGCTTTTGTGATGTCTTTAGTGAGTACATTTATCATATTTAAATTAGCAAAACAGGGGAGTTCAGTTAATGTAACAACTCTTCTTATAATTGGAATAGCAGTTTCTTCATTTTTAGGATCGTTTACTTCATTTTCCATGTACTTGATAGGAGAGGATTCTTTTAAGATAACAATGTGGATGATGGGATATTTAGGGAATGCTACATGGGAGAAAGTATTTTTAATTTGTCCACCCTTGATATTTTCTTTATGGTATTTTTATATGAATAGAAATAATTTAGATGCGTTACTTTCAGGTGATGAAGAAGCTTATTCTTTAGGAGTTGACGTAAATAAATTAAAAGTAAAAATGCTATCTGTATCAGCTTTAATAGTTGCATTTTCTGTTGCTTTTTCAGGAATGATAGGTTTTGTAGGTTTAATTATACCGCATACAATAAGAATGATAACAGGACCTTCAAATAGTAAATTAATACCTAGTGGGGCACTGGCAGGAGCAATATTTCTTTTAGCTTGTGACACTTTTGGTAGAACAATATTATCTCCAGTTGAAATTCCAATTGGAGTTGTAACTTCTTTCTTTGGAGCACCATTTTTTCTTTATTTAGCTCTTAAAAGTAAAAGAGGTGGTAAATAA
- a CDS encoding ABC transporter ATP-binding protein: MMAIKIDNLNFSYGDRKILKNIKIEIKRGKLTGILGPNGCGKSTLLKNILGYIGKENQNNIEILGKKSRNYKKKEKARVMALVPQKSNLMSPMNVLDFVTIGRLPHLKNSWEGYSKKDRDFVNEVLDKLGLKSFSDRIALSLSGGEFQRVLLARALIQEPKILLLDEPTSALDLNHAMDLMVRVKKLVDNHDITGVVVLHDLNLASIFCDEIILMKNGEIFYKGTPKEVLTRENLKEIYDLDCEIIYEKDKPYIIPFIKGEKI; the protein is encoded by the coding sequence ATAATGGCAATAAAAATAGATAATCTAAATTTTTCTTATGGGGATAGAAAAATATTAAAAAATATAAAAATAGAAATAAAAAGAGGAAAATTAACAGGGATTTTAGGACCTAATGGTTGCGGGAAATCAACTTTGCTAAAAAATATTTTAGGATATATAGGAAAAGAAAATCAAAATAATATTGAAATTTTAGGGAAAAAGTCAAGAAATTACAAGAAAAAAGAAAAAGCAAGGGTAATGGCTTTGGTTCCTCAGAAATCAAATTTGATGAGTCCAATGAATGTATTAGACTTTGTAACTATTGGAAGATTACCACATTTAAAAAATAGTTGGGAAGGATATAGTAAAAAAGATAGGGATTTTGTAAATGAAGTTTTGGATAAATTAGGATTAAAATCATTTTCTGATAGAATAGCTTTAAGTTTATCAGGTGGAGAATTTCAAAGAGTTCTTTTAGCAAGAGCTCTAATTCAAGAACCTAAAATATTACTTTTAGATGAACCTACATCAGCTTTAGATTTAAATCACGCAATGGATTTAATGGTTAGAGTAAAAAAATTAGTTGATAATCATGACATAACTGGAGTTGTTGTTTTGCATGATTTAAATTTAGCTTCTATATTTTGTGATGAGATTATTTTAATGAAAAATGGGGAAATATTTTATAAGGGAACTCCTAAGGAAGTTTTAACACGAGAAAATTTAAAAGAGATATATGATTTAGACTGTGAAATAATTTATGAAAAGGATAAACCTTATATTATTCCCTTTATAAAAGGAGAAAAAATTTGA
- a CDS encoding helical backbone metal receptor, whose translation MKKINLFIMSCLISICSFSLEIKNNQIYDSSGNSIEIKNYKRIVVADPAVVETIYMLKAQDKIVGITTSARSKIWPEEKTAKLNSVGNIAKPSFEKIIELQPDLVIINKMSSGVSASLKKIGIPVLVDDLSENVENILKSIKIFGKLLDKEKEADLLYNKSLLKLKNIKKLKEREVKGLVLYSASPMMAFNEKSLPGQVLDIIGIKNIAKNLSGSRPIISSEYLLEENPDIIMGAMSFKSKNQILNSNPIILKTKSGINGNIFIVDSSKILRGSPRIFDTINNLYEEVVKCQNLK comes from the coding sequence TTGAAAAAAATAAATTTATTTATAATGAGTTGTTTAATAAGTATTTGTTCTTTTTCTTTAGAGATTAAGAATAATCAAATTTATGACTCTAGTGGAAATAGTATAGAAATTAAAAATTATAAAAGAATAGTAGTAGCGGATCCTGCTGTTGTAGAAACAATATATATGTTAAAGGCACAAGATAAAATAGTGGGAATAACAACCTCAGCAAGGAGTAAAATTTGGCCAGAAGAAAAGACAGCAAAACTTAATTCTGTAGGAAATATTGCAAAACCTTCTTTTGAAAAAATAATAGAATTACAGCCAGATTTAGTAATAATAAATAAGATGTCTTCAGGAGTGAGTGCTTCTTTAAAAAAAATAGGAATACCAGTTTTAGTGGACGATTTATCTGAAAATGTAGAAAATATTTTGAAAAGTATAAAAATATTTGGAAAGCTTTTAGATAAAGAAAAGGAAGCGGATTTATTGTATAATAAATCTTTATTAAAATTAAAAAATATAAAAAAATTAAAAGAAAGGGAAGTTAAAGGACTAGTTTTGTATTCAGCTTCTCCAATGATGGCTTTTAATGAGAAATCTTTACCGGGACAAGTTTTAGATATAATAGGAATTAAAAATATAGCTAAGAATCTTTCAGGATCAAGACCTATAATATCTTCTGAATATTTATTAGAAGAAAATCCAGACATAATTATGGGAGCAATGAGTTTTAAATCTAAAAATCAGATATTAAATTCTAATCCAATAATACTTAAAACAAAATCTGGAATTAATGGCAATATATTTATTGTTGATTCTAGCAAAATATTAAGAGGTTCTCCAAGAATATTTGATACTATAAATAATTTATACGAGGAAGTAGTGAAATGTCAAAATTTAAAATAA
- a CDS encoding ABC transporter ATP-binding protein yields MSKFKIILKYYFLEKKLLSIFLITSLGVTLLDLSSPIIVKKIIDHSLPNKNLEELFYLSGLVLFIYICRGISLIYSSSRGQLLGNKLKFHMRNDLISHFLKQSFEFFYKKNSGELISRIIGDLENVSTLLYKGLESFLSSLLVLIGSFLLMLKFSPILAGVTFIPLPFAFIFVYLINGKLKKGYFKIRKENSNLTSFINDIFRLVFFIKDNSLEEDHKKKFIETNVKLLKSEKDNFLNSAYLMGGIVFYNQFLQLLLIFIGGILFINNKISLGIIISFLLLVDRFKVSLMRFIGLIDLYQRGMVGISRFQEGITTKNYFIDGNIELKEELECIEFKNVSFSYDGKVDILKNINFKILKGKKIAIGGQSGVGKSTIFNLIKKSYLPTEGNIYINGIDIRKIKTASLLEKIGIINREENLFNDTVLENIRIVNREKYTVEEVMDATKKACIHDKIMNLKKKYKTLLGTDGINLSNGEGQRISIARIFLKKARLIMLDEATSGLDNIIESEIIENIYEFFKEETILVITHKLELLKEYDEIILIENGEIIEKGTYEELIRLKNKFYKILKKTS; encoded by the coding sequence ATGTCAAAATTTAAAATAATATTAAAATATTATTTTCTAGAAAAAAAATTATTATCAATTTTTTTAATAACTAGTTTAGGGGTTACATTATTAGATTTGAGTAGCCCAATTATTGTAAAAAAAATAATAGACCATTCCTTGCCAAATAAAAATTTAGAGGAACTTTTTTATCTTTCAGGGTTAGTTTTATTTATTTATATATGCAGAGGAATAAGTTTAATTTATTCTTCTAGTCGTGGTCAATTGTTAGGAAATAAATTAAAATTTCATATGAGAAATGATTTAATCTCTCATTTTTTAAAACAATCTTTTGAATTTTTCTATAAGAAAAATAGCGGAGAATTGATTTCAAGAATTATAGGAGATTTAGAAAATGTATCTACTTTATTATATAAAGGATTAGAAAGTTTTTTATCTTCACTCTTAGTGTTAATAGGATCTTTTTTATTAATGCTTAAATTTAGTCCTATTTTAGCAGGGGTTACTTTTATTCCATTACCTTTTGCTTTTATTTTTGTTTATTTAATTAATGGAAAACTAAAAAAAGGATATTTTAAAATAAGAAAAGAAAATAGTAACTTAACCAGTTTTATAAATGATATATTTAGACTTGTTTTTTTCATTAAAGATAATAGTTTAGAGGAAGATCATAAAAAAAAATTTATTGAAACTAATGTTAAACTATTAAAATCAGAAAAAGATAATTTTTTAAATTCTGCTTATTTAATGGGAGGCATAGTTTTTTATAATCAATTTTTACAATTATTATTAATTTTTATTGGAGGAATTTTATTTATAAACAATAAAATAAGTTTAGGAATAATCATTTCTTTTTTACTCTTAGTTGATAGATTTAAAGTTTCTTTGATGAGATTTATTGGACTTATTGATTTGTATCAAAGAGGTATGGTTGGAATTTCAAGATTTCAAGAAGGAATAACAACAAAAAATTATTTTATAGATGGAAATATAGAATTAAAAGAGGAATTAGAATGTATAGAATTTAAAAATGTGAGTTTTTCTTATGATGGAAAAGTTGATATTTTGAAAAATATTAATTTTAAAATATTAAAAGGTAAAAAAATTGCAATAGGTGGTCAAAGTGGAGTTGGAAAGTCTACAATATTTAATTTAATTAAAAAAAGTTATTTGCCAACTGAAGGCAACATATATATTAATGGTATTGATATAAGAAAAATAAAAACAGCATCTTTATTGGAAAAGATAGGAATTATAAATAGAGAAGAAAATTTATTTAATGATACTGTTTTAGAAAATATAAGAATAGTAAATAGAGAAAAATATACTGTTGAAGAAGTTATGGATGCAACAAAAAAAGCATGTATTCATGATAAAATAATGAATTTAAAAAAGAAATATAAAACTTTATTAGGTACAGATGGTATTAATTTGAGCAATGGTGAAGGGCAAAGGATTTCAATAGCGAGGATATTTTTAAAGAAAGCAAGATTAATAATGCTGGATGAAGCTACTTCAGGTTTAGATAATATTATAGAATCTGAAATAATAGAAAATATATATGAATTTTTTAAAGAGGAAACTATTTTGGTGATTACTCATAAATTAGAGTTATTAAAGGAGTATGATGAGATAATATTAATTGAAAATGGTGAAATTATTGAAAAAGGAACCTATGAAGAACTAATTAGATTAAAAAATAAATTTTATAAAATATTAAAGAAAACATCTTAA
- a CDS encoding aminopeptidase P family protein has product MKLSTNDKIKLLRELMIKNKVTAYLVTSSDFHQSEYIGDFFKTREYISNFSGSSGTALITLNDAYLWTDGRYFLQAEKELSGSEFQLFKVGLKDTPTVQEFIKNTLNINDTLGFDGRTVSYNLMLDFIKASKEKFFKLKINLDLINEVWKDRPLLSKEKAFILEEKYSGEKANLKIKKLRYIMKTKKTTCHILSSLDDICWLLNLRGKDIKYNPVVLSYAVIFLDKVLLFIDKSKLSKEINLYLENINIEIHDYNNFYKYLCTLDKSLTILLDYNKINSSIYEALPKEIKIINEPNPENNMKSIKNIVEIKNNYIAHLKDGIAMTKFIFWLKNNISKNKISELDIVNKIESLRKKQEGFIEPSFETIAAYGKNAAMMHYLPSNKHYSYLEPHNLILIDSGGQYLEGTTDITRTISLGEVDPKIKKHYTYVLKSLIALSKSKFPHRTFGGNLDAIARNLIWEIGLDYRCATGHGVGHFLNVHEGPNILRPSASCIIHPDMVTTIEPGIYIDNSHGIRLENETLTTKSFKNEYGLFLEFKTLTFVPIDIDAIDPSFLNNDEIKWLNNYHKIVFEKISPFLNSEEIQWLKTQTKEIQKKTS; this is encoded by the coding sequence ATGAAACTTTCTACAAATGATAAAATAAAATTACTTAGAGAATTAATGATAAAAAATAAAGTTACTGCCTATTTAGTAACTTCTTCTGATTTTCATCAAAGTGAATACATTGGAGATTTTTTCAAAACAAGAGAATATATTTCGAATTTTTCAGGATCTAGTGGAACTGCTTTAATAACATTAAATGATGCATATCTATGGACTGATGGGAGATATTTTTTACAGGCTGAAAAAGAACTTTCAGGAAGTGAATTTCAACTTTTCAAAGTAGGATTAAAAGATACCCCAACTGTTCAAGAATTTATAAAAAATACTTTAAACATTAATGATACCCTTGGCTTTGATGGTAGAACTGTTAGCTATAATTTAATGCTAGATTTCATTAAAGCTTCTAAAGAAAAGTTTTTCAAATTAAAAATAAACCTAGATCTTATTAATGAAGTTTGGAAAGATAGGCCTCTTCTTTCTAAAGAAAAAGCTTTTATTTTAGAAGAGAAATATTCTGGAGAAAAAGCTAATCTTAAAATAAAAAAATTAAGATATATTATGAAAACTAAAAAAACAACATGTCATATTTTATCCTCTCTAGATGATATTTGTTGGTTACTTAATTTAAGAGGAAAAGATATTAAATATAATCCTGTAGTATTATCTTACGCTGTTATATTTTTAGATAAGGTATTGCTATTCATAGATAAATCTAAACTTTCTAAAGAAATTAACCTTTACCTTGAAAACATAAATATTGAAATTCATGATTATAATAATTTTTATAAGTATCTGTGTACATTAGATAAATCTTTAACCATTCTTTTAGATTATAACAAAATAAATTCTTCAATCTATGAAGCATTACCTAAAGAAATAAAAATAATAAACGAACCTAATCCTGAAAATAATATGAAATCTATAAAAAATATAGTTGAAATTAAAAATAATTATATAGCCCATCTAAAAGATGGAATAGCAATGACTAAATTTATTTTTTGGTTAAAAAATAATATTTCAAAAAATAAAATTAGCGAATTAGATATAGTTAATAAAATCGAATCTTTAAGAAAAAAACAAGAAGGTTTTATAGAACCTAGCTTTGAAACAATTGCGGCTTATGGTAAAAATGCTGCTATGATGCATTATTTACCAAGCAATAAACATTATTCATATTTAGAACCTCATAATTTAATTTTAATTGATTCAGGAGGTCAATATTTAGAAGGAACAACTGATATTACTAGAACTATTTCTTTAGGAGAGGTTGATCCTAAAATAAAAAAACATTATACTTATGTTTTAAAATCATTAATAGCCCTTTCTAAAAGCAAGTTTCCACATCGTACTTTTGGAGGTAATTTAGATGCTATCGCTAGAAATCTTATTTGGGAAATAGGATTAGACTACAGGTGTGCTACTGGACACGGAGTTGGTCATTTCCTTAATGTTCATGAAGGGCCTAACATCTTAAGGCCCTCTGCTAGCTGTATAATACATCCTGATATGGTTACTACTATAGAACCTGGTATTTATATAGATAACTCCCATGGAATTCGACTTGAAAATGAAACTTTAACTACTAAAAGTTTTAAAAATGAATATGGTTTATTTTTAGAATTTAAAACTCTTACTTTCGTTCCTATAGATATTGATGCTATTGACCCATCATTCTTAAATAATGATGAAATAAAGTGGTTAAATAATTATCATAAAATAGTTTTTGAAAAAATATCTCCTTTCTTAAATAGCGAGGAAATTCAATGGTTGAAAACTCAAACTAAAGAAATTCAAAAGAAAACATCTTAA
- a CDS encoding gamma carbonic anhydrase family protein, protein MIYKLGKNIPKIGEENYIAPTASLIGKVTTGKDVSIWFNAVLRGDNGEINIGNGSNVQDNVIIHSNEGGKVIVGNNVTLGHGCMIHGCEIGDNSLIGMNALITDHVKIPKNCFVYAGSVITSRIGKLEEGSFIKGNPAKCIGEISEKQRNSMLSASEEYRKSREKYLKEFIKCE, encoded by the coding sequence ATGATTTATAAATTAGGAAAAAATATTCCTAAAATAGGAGAAGAAAATTATATAGCTCCAACAGCTTCTCTGATTGGAAAAGTAACTACAGGAAAAGATGTTTCAATATGGTTTAATGCTGTTTTAAGAGGGGATAATGGGGAAATAAATATAGGAAACGGAAGTAATGTTCAAGATAATGTTATTATTCATTCAAATGAAGGAGGAAAAGTTATTGTAGGTAATAATGTAACTTTAGGTCATGGATGTATGATACATGGATGTGAAATAGGTGATAATAGTTTAATTGGAATGAATGCTTTGATAACAGATCATGTTAAGATTCCAAAAAATTGTTTTGTATATGCAGGATCAGTTATAACTAGTAGAATAGGGAAATTGGAAGAGGGTAGTTTTATAAAAGGAAATCCTGCAAAATGTATAGGTGAAATTTCTGAAAAACAGAGAAATTCTATGCTTTCAGCTTCAGAAGAATATAGAAAATCAAGAGAAAAATATTTAAAAGAATTTATTAAATGTGAATAG
- a CDS encoding DUF1904 family protein yields the protein MPYIKVSGLTKEKICEVSDDLIEIVSKVTKTDKQKIRVFYNPMLEILDSKVCENRLNIDIDWMPRPQKMCDKVANEFKEYFKNYNFEIVKVYFTELVKEKYYM from the coding sequence ATGCCTTATATAAAAGTATCTGGATTAACAAAGGAAAAAATTTGTGAAGTTAGTGATGATTTGATTGAAATAGTTTCAAAGGTAACAAAAACAGATAAACAAAAAATAAGAGTATTTTATAATCCAATGTTAGAAATATTAGATTCTAAAGTTTGTGAAAATCGATTGAATATAGATATTGATTGGATGCCAAGGCCTCAAAAAATGTGTGATAAGGTGGCTAATGAATTTAAAGAATATTTTAAAAATTATAATTTTGAGATTGTTAAAGTATATTTTACAGAGCTTGTTAAAGAAAAATATTATATGTAA
- a CDS encoding asparaginase — MLNKVLIINTGGTIGMVHDNKNDCTSPLRPATNWNEIIKEHPILNNFPTDYYQFNPLIDSSDMSIEVWVQIAEIIEKNYNLYRGFVILHGTDTMAFSASALSFMLKNLNKPIIFTGSQVPLQFPRSDALQNLITAIQIAGNEMYGIKLIPEVAIFFRDTLLRGNRARKIDATNYFGFSSPNYPPIGEIGSDIKIIKDRILKTNKNKFYVNKNLCNKVIILELFPSLNFDYLKNIFKGNNNIKGVILKTFGNGNAPTNKKFIEIINYLSSKGIIIVDITQCTTGMVKMGLYEASAKLIDAGVLSGVDLTPEAAVTKLMYLLGTYPNDIEKIKRKMQIDMRGEQTISNYNLKFENKDQTFKNEFQLEIPVPKKLKEEDLIKAVARINDISIRNIVKNKNLEVTTIIENDKSPINEGIKINNKIKKIINEDKNYCHTNFNYSVNKIFQNTDTIKITIKSNYKILWKSLVFSIYSETI, encoded by the coding sequence ATGCTTAATAAAGTTTTAATTATCAATACTGGTGGTACTATTGGAATGGTTCACGATAACAAAAATGATTGTACTAGTCCTTTAAGACCTGCAACAAATTGGAATGAAATTATTAAAGAACACCCTATTTTAAATAATTTTCCAACTGATTACTATCAATTTAACCCTTTAATTGACTCTTCTGATATGTCTATTGAAGTTTGGGTTCAAATTGCAGAAATAATTGAAAAAAATTATAATCTTTATAGAGGGTTTGTTATTTTACATGGAACAGATACTATGGCTTTTTCAGCTTCTGCTCTTTCATTTATGCTTAAAAATTTGAATAAACCTATTATTTTCACTGGTTCTCAAGTTCCTTTACAATTTCCAAGAAGTGATGCTCTTCAAAATTTAATAACAGCTATACAGATAGCTGGAAACGAAATGTATGGAATTAAATTAATTCCTGAAGTAGCTATCTTTTTTAGAGATACCTTACTTAGAGGAAATAGAGCTAGAAAAATAGATGCTACAAATTATTTTGGTTTTTCTTCTCCAAATTATCCTCCAATAGGAGAAATTGGAAGTGATATTAAAATAATTAAAGATCGTATACTTAAAACAAATAAAAATAAATTTTATGTAAATAAAAATTTATGTAATAAAGTTATTATTTTAGAATTATTCCCTAGTCTTAATTTTGATTATTTAAAAAATATATTTAAAGGCAATAACAATATTAAAGGGGTTATACTAAAAACATTTGGAAATGGAAACGCTCCTACAAATAAAAAGTTCATAGAAATAATTAATTATCTGTCTTCTAAAGGAATAATAATTGTAGATATAACTCAATGTACCACTGGAATGGTTAAAATGGGGCTTTATGAAGCTAGTGCTAAATTAATTGATGCAGGTGTTCTAAGCGGAGTCGACCTTACTCCTGAAGCAGCTGTAACTAAACTTATGTATTTGCTTGGAACCTATCCTAACGATATTGAAAAAATTAAAAGAAAAATGCAAATTGATATGAGAGGAGAACAAACTATTAGTAACTATAATTTAAAATTTGAAAATAAAGATCAAACTTTTAAAAATGAGTTTCAATTAGAAATACCTGTTCCTAAAAAATTAAAAGAAGAAGATTTAATAAAAGCTGTAGCTAGAATAAATGATATTTCAATTAGAAATATTGTTAAAAACAAAAATTTAGAAGTTACTACTATTATAGAAAACGATAAATCCCCAATAAATGAGGGTATCAAAATAAATAATAAAATAAAAAAAATCATTAATGAAGATAAAAATTATTGCCATACTAATTTCAATTATTCTGTAAACAAAATATTTCAAAATACAGATACTATCAAAATAACAATAAAATCAAATTATAAAATATTATGGAAATCATTAGTTTTTTCTATTTATTCTGAAACTATTTAA
- a CDS encoding 2-hydroxyacid dehydrogenase: MKVLCYGVRDVERPFFEKLAKEYNLEVTCTSNFLNTKETAELAKGFDCVVLRANCFANKENLDLYKEYGVEYVLTRTVGTNHIDIPYAKELGFKMAFVPFYSPNAISELAVTHAMMLLRHMSYTTYKTGVKKDFTVDANMFSKEIRNCTVGVVGLGRIGMTTAKLFKGLGANVLGQDLFPKTGVEDIVTQVELDELLAKSDIVCLHCPFIPENGKVVTKEFLAKMKEGAILINAARGELQDVPALVEALESGHLAGLGIDVLENESTVFFKDFKGGDIEDPTINKLINMYPRVLVSPHMGSYTDEAVTNMIETSFQNLTEFVETGDCKNKIK, from the coding sequence ATGAAAGTACTTTGTTATGGTGTTAGAGATGTTGAAAGACCATTTTTTGAAAAATTGGCAAAAGAGTACAATCTTGAAGTTACATGTACTAGTAACTTTTTAAACACAAAAGAAACAGCTGAATTAGCAAAAGGATTTGACTGTGTTGTTTTAAGAGCAAATTGTTTTGCAAACAAAGAAAATTTAGATTTATATAAAGAATACGGAGTAGAATACGTTTTAACTAGAACAGTTGGAACTAATCATATAGATATTCCTTATGCTAAGGAATTAGGTTTTAAAATGGCGTTTGTTCCATTTTATTCACCAAACGCAATATCTGAATTAGCAGTTACACATGCGATGATGTTATTAAGACATATGTCTTATACAACTTATAAAACAGGTGTTAAAAAAGACTTTACAGTTGATGCTAATATGTTCTCAAAAGAAATTAGAAATTGTACAGTAGGTGTAGTTGGACTTGGAAGAATAGGAATGACTACAGCAAAATTATTTAAAGGATTAGGAGCTAATGTTTTAGGACAAGATTTATTCCCTAAAACAGGAGTAGAAGATATAGTTACTCAAGTTGAGTTAGATGAACTTCTTGCTAAAAGTGATATAGTATGTCTACACTGTCCATTCATACCAGAAAATGGAAAAGTTGTTACTAAAGAATTCTTAGCTAAAATGAAAGAAGGAGCAATCTTAATAAATGCAGCTAGAGGAGAATTACAAGACGTACCTGCATTAGTTGAAGCTTTAGAAAGCGGACACTTAGCTGGTCTAGGAATAGATGTTTTAGAAAATGAATCTACAGTATTCTTCAAAGATTTCAAAGGTGGAGATATTGAAGATCCAACAATAAACAAATTAATAAATATGTATCCTAGAGTATTAGTTTCACCTCATATGGGTTCTTACACTGATGAAGCTGTAACAAATATGATTGAAACTAGTTTCCAAAACTTAACTGAATTTGTGGAAACAGGAGATTGTAAAAATAAAATTAAATAG
- the gluD gene encoding NAD-specific glutamate dehydrogenase, which produces MAKNVFEMAQAQVKTACDKLGMEANVYELLKEPRRVIEVNIPVKMDDGSIRIFKGYRSQHNDAVGPTKGGIRFHQNVSLEEVKALSIWMTFKCSVTGIPYGGGKGGIIVDPSELSKGELERLSRGYIEGIYKLIGEKVDVPAPDVNTNGQIMSWMVDEYNKLTGTSAIGTLTGKPLEFGGSKGRNEATGFGVAVTAREAAKKLGIEMKEAKLAVQGFGNVGAYTVKNIEKLGGTVAVVAEWSKADGAYAIYKEDGLDFQAMMDYKAANGTLVGFPGSKKITMEEFWASDVDIVIPAALENAIDAAQAELIKAKLVCEAANGPITEAGDEVLNRKGITVTPDILTNAGGVTVSYFEWVQNLYGYYWEEAEVEEKEEVAMVRAFEALWAIKEEYNVTMRESAYMHSVKRVAEAMKVRGWY; this is translated from the coding sequence ATGGCTAAAAATGTTTTTGAAATGGCTCAAGCTCAAGTAAAAACAGCTTGTGATAAGTTAGGAATGGAAGCAAATGTGTATGAATTATTAAAGGAACCAAGAAGAGTAATCGAAGTTAATATTCCAGTTAAAATGGATGACGGTTCTATAAGAATATTCAAAGGATATAGATCTCAACATAATGATGCAGTTGGTCCTACTAAAGGAGGAATCAGATTCCACCAAAACGTTTCATTAGAAGAAGTTAAAGCATTATCTATTTGGATGACATTCAAATGTTCTGTAACAGGAATCCCTTACGGTGGAGGTAAAGGTGGAATAATCGTAGATCCATCTGAATTATCTAAAGGAGAATTAGAAAGATTATCAAGAGGATATATCGAAGGAATCTATAAATTAATCGGAGAAAAAGTTGACGTTCCAGCTCCAGACGTAAATACTAACGGACAAATTATGTCTTGGATGGTAGACGAATATAATAAATTAACTGGTACATCTGCAATTGGTACTTTAACTGGTAAACCATTAGAATTTGGTGGATCAAAAGGAAGAAACGAAGCTACTGGATTTGGTGTTGCAGTAACAGCTAGAGAAGCAGCTAAAAAATTAGGAATCGAAATGAAAGAAGCTAAATTAGCAGTTCAAGGATTCGGAAATGTTGGAGCATACACTGTTAAAAACATTGAAAAACTTGGTGGAACTGTAGCAGTAGTAGCTGAGTGGTCTAAAGCAGACGGAGCTTACGCTATATATAAAGAAGACGGATTAGATTTCCAAGCTATGATGGATTATAAAGCAGCAAATGGAACTTTAGTAGGATTCCCTGGTTCTAAAAAAATAACTATGGAAGAATTCTGGGCAAGCGATGTTGATATCGTAATACCTGCAGCTCTTGAAAATGCAATAGATGCAGCTCAAGCTGAATTAATCAAAGCTAAATTAGTTTGTGAAGCAGCTAATGGACCAATAACTGAAGCTGGAGACGAAGTATTAAATAGAAAAGGTATCACAGTTACTCCTGATATCCTAACTAATGCTGGTGGAGTTACAGTTTCTTACTTCGAATGGGTACAAAACTTATACGGATACTATTGGGAAGAAGCAGAAGTTGAAGAAAAAGAAGAAGTTGCTATGGTTAGAGCATTTGAAGCTTTATGGGCAATCAAAGAAGAATATAATGTTACAATGAGAGAATCTGCTTACATGCATTCAGTTAAGAGAGTTGCTGAAGCTATGAAAGTTAGAGGATGGTACTAA